GACATGGATGCCCTCGGTGTTCTGAGACCGGATGTGTCTCCCAGAGCGTCCGGTCATATCCCCGAACAGATAGAACTGATAAAGAAACTCATAGAGAGAGGCCACGCTTACGAGGTTGACGGTTACGTTTACTATTCGGTATCCAGTTTCCCAGGATATGGTAAACTGTCCGGGAGAAAACTTGACGACCTCATTCCCGGATCGAGAGTTTCCGTTGACGAGAGAAAAAGGGATCCGAAAGATTTTGCGCTCTGGAAGAAAGCGGGAGACGATCACATACTGAAATGGAATTCACCGTGGGGCTGGGGATACCCGGGCTGGCATCTGGAATGCTCCGCGATGTCAATGAGGTATATAGGTGATACGCTGGACATTCACGGTGGCGGACTGGATAATATCTTTCCTCACCACGAATCGGAAATAGCTCAGAGCGAAGGAGCGAATGGGAAGCCCTTTGCGCGTGTATGGCTTCACAATAACATGGTTACCGTGGATGGCCAGAAGATGGGCAAGAGCCTCGGAAACTTCACCCTTCTGAAAGAGATATTCGAAAAATTCGATCCCATGATCGTAAGGCTCTATATCCTCAGGAGCCATTACAGAAGTCCACTTGATTTTTCCAATAAGGGCCTTGAGTCAGCGAAGAGCGCCCTTGAAAGACTGACAGCCTTTCGGGCAAGGCTCGGGCGTACGGATTTGGAAACAACCGGAGAACCCTCCTGCGAAACCACAGCTCTGATAGAGAAAACGAAGGTAGCTTTCCTTGAATTCATGGATGACGACCTTAACACTCCCGGAGCTCTTGCTTCCATCTTTGATCTGATCCGGGGCGGCAACGCTGTTCTTGACAAAGATGATTCGCCCGCAAACAGGGTTGCCCTTTCGGGGGTACTCGAAGAACTTGCAGGCAATATTCTCGGTCTTGATACTGCCGGTTCCGCTTCCTCGAAGACAGATAGCAGGGAACTGTGTGAGATAATGGCGGAGACCAGAGGGATTCTGAGGGAGAACAGGCTTTTCGAGGCTACGGACCACATGCGAGAATCTCTGGAAAAAATTGGCTATATCGCAAGAGACCTGCCCGGAGGAAAAAGCGAGATTACCAAAAAATAGTGCAGACTGAAGTAATTTCCATCATGTATCTGCTTGCTTCCATGATATATATGTAAATAATATGTGGTTATGCATCAATTGGTCATGATGGTCCTCTATAATTAAGAATGCCCATCTACAATAATTCCACAAATTAATCACTTCCCATTCAGATTCTGTACACTTGACAATCTATTACTAGGTTATTAAAAATTAGTTACTATACTTTAATTAAGATAGTGTAATTTTTAACAATATTTATTATAAGTTAATATAGAGGTTCAATAATCAGGAAAAGGAGAGAATATGCGAATCCTACTAATAATACTCATGGTGACTATGACTACAATAGGGTTGTCTTCACTTGATAAACTTTCAGAAACAACTGGTTACGATTACGAAAACTCTGCAATCATCCGATCAACAAATTCGGGTTCAAGTTGGAGCACATGCAATAGTGGTACTCAGAGATGGCTTTTGGGTGTTGACTATAGAAAGCAGACATCAACGGCACTTGCTGTTGGTGAGAAAGGTACTGTGCTTAGAACTGCAAATGACGGAGTTGGTTGGACTTCATTAAGCAGTGGTACTTACGAAACATTAAATGACATTGCCTACTGCGGTCAAACCAATACTGCAATAGCCGTTGGT
This portion of the Candidatus Aegiribacteria sp. genome encodes:
- the cysS gene encoding cysteine--tRNA ligase, encoding MMKLYNSLTRQKEEFEPLSPPYVGVYVCGPTVYSHSHLGHGKSYVSFDVLIRYLSYIGYNVRYVQNITDVGHLTDNADAGEDKIEEQARLEKLEPMQIAEKYTKSYFDDMDALGVLRPDVSPRASGHIPEQIELIKKLIERGHAYEVDGYVYYSVSSFPGYGKLSGRKLDDLIPGSRVSVDERKRDPKDFALWKKAGDDHILKWNSPWGWGYPGWHLECSAMSMRYIGDTLDIHGGGLDNIFPHHESEIAQSEGANGKPFARVWLHNNMVTVDGQKMGKSLGNFTLLKEIFEKFDPMIVRLYILRSHYRSPLDFSNKGLESAKSALERLTAFRARLGRTDLETTGEPSCETTALIEKTKVAFLEFMDDDLNTPGALASIFDLIRGGNAVLDKDDSPANRVALSGVLEELAGNILGLDTAGSASSKTDSRELCEIMAETRGILRENRLFEATDHMRESLEKIGYIARDLPGGKSEITKK